From a single Mycolicibacterium mengxianglii genomic region:
- the aceE gene encoding pyruvate dehydrogenase (acetyl-transferring), homodimeric type, translated as MTTEFVRQDLAKNSGTAAEPDRVRVIREGVASYLPDIDPDETGEWLESFDDLLSRSGPARARYLMLRLLERASEQRVAIPALTSTDYVNTIPTELEPWFPGDEDVERRYRAWIRWNAAIMVHRAQRPGVGVGGHISTYASSAALYEVGFNHFFRGKSHPGGGDQIFIQGHASPGIYARAFLEGRLTADQMDGFRQEHSHPGGGLPSYPHPRLMPEFWEFPTVSMGLGPMNAIYQARFNHYLNDRGLKDTTNQHVWAFLGDGEMDEPESRGLIQVAANEGLDNLTFVVNCNLQRLDGPVRGNGKIIQELESFFRGAGWNVIKVVWGREWDALLHADRDGALVNLMNTTPDGDYQTYKANDGGYVRDHFFGRDPRTKALVDPMTDAEIWNLKRGGHDYRKVYAAYRAATEHKGQPTVILAKTIKGYTLGKHFEGRNATHQMKKLALQDLKEFRDAQRIPIKDSQLEENPYLPPYYHPGPEAPEIRYMLDRRRALGGFLPERRTKAKVLPLPGSDTYKSLKKGSGTQEVATTMATVRTFKELLRDKEIGKRIVPIIPDEARTFGMDSWFPSLKIYNRNGQLYTAVDAELMLAYKESEIGQILHEGINEAGSTASFTAVGTSYATHNEPMIPIYIFYSMFGFQRTGDGLWAAADQMARGFVLGATAGRTTLTGEGLQHADGHSLLLASTNPAVVAYDPAFAYEIAYIVESGLRRMFGENPENIFYYMTIYNEPYVQPAEPENFDPEGLLRGMYKYRPAPEKRSNVAQILASGVAMPEALRAADLLAERWDVAADVWSVTSWGELNRDGVAVEKEKLRYPDRYTGDGSREPYVTQALADSAGPVVAVSDWMRGVPELIRPWVPGSYVTLGTDGFGFSDTRPAARRYFNTDAESVVVAVLEALARDGEIDPSVAVAAAKEYKIDDVLAAGVSFKDTGSA; from the coding sequence TTGACTACCGAGTTCGTGCGCCAGGACCTGGCCAAAAACTCCGGCACCGCAGCTGAACCGGATCGCGTACGAGTGATCCGCGAAGGCGTTGCGTCGTATCTCCCCGATATCGATCCGGACGAGACTGGCGAGTGGCTGGAATCCTTTGATGATCTGCTGTCGCGGTCGGGCCCCGCGCGTGCCCGTTATCTGATGCTGCGACTGCTCGAGCGCGCCAGCGAGCAACGGGTCGCCATCCCCGCCCTGACCTCCACCGATTACGTCAACACCATCCCCACCGAGCTGGAACCCTGGTTCCCCGGCGACGAGGATGTCGAACGGCGCTACCGCGCCTGGATCCGCTGGAACGCCGCGATCATGGTGCACCGGGCGCAACGTCCGGGTGTCGGGGTCGGCGGGCACATCTCCACCTACGCCTCGTCTGCGGCCCTCTACGAGGTCGGCTTCAACCACTTCTTCCGCGGTAAGAGCCACCCCGGCGGCGGTGACCAGATCTTCATCCAGGGCCACGCCTCCCCCGGCATCTATGCGCGGGCGTTCCTGGAAGGCCGCCTGACCGCCGACCAGATGGACGGCTTCCGCCAAGAACACAGCCACCCGGGCGGCGGCCTGCCGTCATACCCACACCCGCGGTTGATGCCCGAATTCTGGGAGTTCCCCACCGTGTCGATGGGCCTGGGACCGATGAACGCCATCTACCAGGCCCGGTTCAACCATTACCTCAACGACCGTGGACTCAAAGACACCACCAATCAACACGTTTGGGCGTTCCTCGGCGACGGTGAGATGGACGAGCCGGAAAGCCGCGGCCTGATCCAGGTGGCGGCCAACGAGGGTCTGGACAACCTGACTTTCGTCGTCAACTGCAACCTGCAGCGGCTGGACGGCCCGGTCCGCGGGAACGGCAAGATCATCCAGGAGCTGGAGTCGTTCTTCCGGGGCGCGGGCTGGAACGTCATCAAGGTCGTCTGGGGCCGCGAGTGGGATGCGCTGCTGCACGCCGATCGTGACGGCGCCCTGGTGAACCTCATGAACACCACGCCCGACGGCGACTACCAGACCTACAAGGCCAACGACGGCGGCTACGTGCGCGACCACTTCTTCGGCCGGGACCCCCGGACCAAGGCGCTGGTGGACCCGATGACCGACGCCGAGATCTGGAACCTCAAGCGCGGCGGCCACGACTACCGCAAGGTGTACGCCGCCTACCGCGCCGCGACGGAACACAAGGGCCAGCCCACGGTGATCCTGGCCAAGACCATCAAGGGATACACCCTGGGCAAGCACTTCGAGGGCCGCAACGCCACGCACCAGATGAAAAAGCTTGCGCTGCAAGACCTCAAAGAGTTCCGCGACGCCCAACGCATTCCGATCAAGGACAGCCAGCTCGAGGAGAACCCGTACCTGCCGCCGTACTACCATCCCGGCCCGGAGGCACCCGAGATCCGCTACATGCTGGATCGCCGGCGCGCCCTCGGTGGTTTCCTGCCCGAACGCCGCACCAAGGCCAAGGTGCTGCCGCTGCCGGGCAGCGACACCTACAAGTCGTTGAAGAAGGGGTCAGGCACCCAGGAGGTCGCCACCACCATGGCGACCGTGCGGACGTTCAAGGAACTGTTGCGGGACAAAGAGATCGGCAAGCGGATCGTGCCGATCATTCCCGACGAGGCCCGCACGTTCGGCATGGACTCCTGGTTCCCGAGCCTGAAGATCTACAACCGAAACGGCCAGCTCTACACCGCGGTGGACGCCGAATTGATGCTCGCCTACAAGGAGAGCGAGATCGGCCAGATCCTGCACGAGGGCATCAACGAAGCCGGATCGACGGCGTCGTTCACCGCGGTGGGTACCTCGTATGCAACCCACAACGAGCCGATGATCCCGATCTACATCTTCTATTCGATGTTCGGGTTCCAGCGCACCGGCGACGGGCTGTGGGCCGCCGCCGACCAGATGGCCCGTGGCTTCGTCCTCGGGGCGACGGCGGGGCGCACGACGCTCACCGGGGAGGGCCTGCAGCACGCCGACGGGCACTCACTGCTGCTGGCGTCGACCAACCCGGCGGTGGTGGCCTATGACCCGGCCTTCGCCTATGAGATCGCCTACATCGTGGAAAGCGGGTTACGCCGGATGTTCGGCGAGAACCCGGAGAACATCTTCTACTATATGACGATCTACAACGAGCCGTACGTCCAGCCTGCGGAGCCGGAGAACTTCGATCCCGAAGGCCTGCTGCGCGGCATGTACAAGTACCGCCCGGCCCCGGAGAAGCGCAGCAATGTCGCGCAGATCCTGGCGTCCGGTGTGGCGATGCCCGAGGCGCTGCGGGCGGCCGATCTGCTGGCCGAGCGTTGGGACGTCGCGGCCGATGTGTGGTCGGTGACCAGCTGGGGTGAGCTCAACCGCGACGGCGTGGCGGTCGAGAAGGAGAAGCTGCGTTATCCGGACCGCTACACCGGTGACGGGAGCCGCGAACCGTACGTGACCCAGGCGCTGGCCGATTCGGCCGGCCCGGTGGTCGCGGTCTCGGACTGGATGCGCGGCGTGCCCGAGCTGATCCGGCCGTGGGTGCCCGGTAGCTACGTCACCCTGGGCACCGACGGGTTCGGCTTCTCCGACACCCGCCCGGCCGCACGGCGGTACTTCAACACCGACGCCGAGTCGGTGGTGGTGGCGGTACTCGAAGCGCTGGCGCGCGACGGGGAGATCGATCCGTCAGTCGCGGTGGCGGCGGCCAAGGAGTACAAGATCGACGACGTGCTCGCCGCCGGCGTCTCGTTCAAGGACACCGGTAGCGCCTAG
- a CDS encoding peroxiredoxin, which yields MLTIGSTAPDFSLKDQNGRPVTLAAFRGEKNVLLVFFPLAFTGICQGELDEIRDHLPRYENDTTATLAISVGPPPTHKIWATQSGFTFPVLSDFWPHGAVAQAYGVFNDAAGVANRGTFVVDRSGKIVFAEMKQPGEARDQSLWTEALATLE from the coding sequence ATGCTGACAATCGGGAGCACTGCACCTGATTTCAGCCTGAAGGACCAGAACGGTCGGCCTGTCACGCTCGCCGCGTTCCGCGGCGAGAAGAACGTGCTACTGGTGTTCTTCCCGTTGGCGTTCACCGGGATCTGTCAGGGGGAGCTCGACGAGATCCGAGACCACCTGCCGCGGTACGAGAACGACACCACGGCGACGTTGGCGATCTCTGTCGGGCCCCCGCCGACCCACAAGATCTGGGCGACCCAGAGCGGCTTCACTTTCCCGGTGCTGTCCGATTTCTGGCCACACGGCGCCGTCGCTCAGGCCTACGGGGTGTTCAACGACGCTGCGGGTGTGGCCAACCGCGGCACCTTCGTTGTCGACCGCTCCGGGAAGATCGTGTTCGCCGAGATGAAACAGCCCGGCGAGGCGCGCGATCAGAGCTTGTGGACCGAGGCGCTGGCGACCCTGGAGTAG
- a CDS encoding DUF3052 domain-containing protein has protein sequence MVVADDAPNYARRLGIEKQQVVQELGWDEDTDDDIRADIEDACGGELLDEDADDVIDVVLMWWRDDDGDLVDALMDAISPLADDGVIWVLTPKTGKPGHVQPAEIAEAAPTAGLMPTSSANLGDWIGSRLVQPKSKAAGRH, from the coding sequence GTGGTCGTGGCGGACGACGCCCCGAACTACGCCCGCAGACTGGGCATCGAAAAACAGCAGGTTGTGCAGGAGTTGGGATGGGACGAGGACACCGACGACGACATCCGCGCTGACATCGAGGACGCCTGCGGTGGCGAGCTCCTCGACGAGGACGCGGACGACGTGATCGACGTCGTGCTGATGTGGTGGCGCGATGACGACGGTGATCTGGTGGACGCCCTGATGGACGCCATCAGTCCGTTGGCTGATGACGGTGTCATCTGGGTGCTGACCCCCAAGACCGGCAAACCCGGCCACGTCCAACCCGCCGAGATCGCCGAAGCGGCTCCGACTGCCGGCTTGATGCCGACGTCGTCGGCCAATCTCGGTGACTGGATCGGCAGTCGGCTGGTGCAACCAAAATCCAAGGCTGCCGGCCGCCATTGA